The sequence CTGAATAGACAATTGTCGATACAGAGGGTTTTACTCCCTATCTATAGGATAACCTTCATTCTGAAGATAGTACAGTACAGCTCAATTAATCTTCACGCATCAATCGTGTTAATGTTTCTTCGAGTCCTTTTTTAAAAGATGTTGTTGGAATGGGTCCGATTCGTTTTTCATATTTTTCGCCACTCAGAATAAACCCTTCTTTAGTGAGGTACATAATTTCAACAATTTCTCTCATAAATACATCGAACAAGCCAATGAAGCGAATAGCACTTTTAGTCAGTGGAATGATAGGCTTTCGACTTCCTGTTACTTGACGAGCAATTTTGATAATTTCGTTACCAGAAATCAATGCTGTGCCTGGTATATTCCAATTCTCCCCATAAGAATCGTCTTCCACAGCTATATTTACAATCATTCTAGCTGCATCTGGCAAATAGACGTATTCCCGAGGTGTTTTCAGGTTTCCAATAAAAATCGAAATTTTATTGGCTGCCATTCCTTCTAGAGTAGGCTGCAAATAAGAATTTTGTGAAGTAGGACCATAATAATCCGGTAACCGGACAATTAATGCTTTCGCTCTGTTCCATTTGGGACTGAATATCAACTGCTCGAATTCCACTCTTATTCTACCTTTTTTGGTATGTGGCTGGTGCGGATGACTTTCATCTCCCTTTGCGACCTGATGTCCATACACATAAATTCCATCTACAATAACGATCTTCTTCCCTAGAGTATTTGCTGCTTTCATCACACTTTCTCCAAGTAGCAGGAGTTTATCCTTCATCTCTTGGTACTTTACATTCGCACATTGAAAAATGACTTCTGCGTCTTCAGCCGCTTTAATAATTGTCTGATAATCGAATATATCCCCCAGTTTATACGTTAATCTGGGATTATGATCATGTTCCGCCATCAGTGTATTCAATTTACTTTGGGATCGGCCGAAAGCAATAACTTCTATTCCTCTATCCAATAATTCTGAAACAATAACCTGTCCTGTCCCGCCAGTTGCTCCTAATACAATCGCTGATTTCATTTCCAACACTCCTTTAGTTAGTGATCAATCAATAACAAAAATAATAAAAATTAATGTATCTTAATCCCAACATGTGAACAATACGACCACAATAGCTATAACCCCTAATAACATGGAAAATGGGGAAATAGAATTCTCCTTACTATTTTTATTCATCTGTAACACCTCCCATTTAAATTTAGTCCCACCAACTAATGATACAAACCACAATTATGCCAATTGTAACGTAGTCCACCTTGGCTAATCTCATATTTTAACCTCCTTTCATTATTTAGTGATTGATCAATAAATAATGATCAAAAAAATAAATAATCAACAACTCGATTATTTATTTTTTTGATCATCAATCAGCTCAGGGAGATCTATAAAATACGAAATATTACATAATATCCCTCTTGCTAGAAATGTAGTAACTTCCCTTTCCACATTCTCGATCCCTGCTGCTTTAAATCGATCAACGGTATAGCTTTGGATACTCGACAATCCTTTTTTCGTTGCACTACGGACAGCGTTTTCTGTTACAGATATTCCTATTACCTGTAATGCGATTTCATTAGGATATAATGCAGAAAGCTCTTCATATGCTGCAATCATCTCTTCAACAAGTTGTTCAGGAGCAGCATCCACATTTTTAAAAGTTTGAAGAATCCTTTCAAATGCTCGCTCTAAAGCTGCAATAAACAATTCTTCCTTTGTTTTAAAAAATCGAAAGACATATGGCTGTGATATGCCTGCTTTTTCTGCAATGTGTGCGGTAGTTGTATTGTAGTAACCTCTTTTTGCAAATACTTCTAATCCAGCTTCAAGAATCTCTTCTTTGCGATTTTCCTTACTAGACCTAGCCATGACGGACACCCACTTATTTATTTATTGATCAATAACATTATAACCAATTCCATAAAACAGGTCAAATAACGTGTGATAGTATAGATAAATCTGGATAAGAAAAAGCATAAAAGAGAACCTCTGAAGTAGAGAAAAGACTGGAAATCCTTCATCAATACAGAAATACAGTTTCTGTTTTTTTCCTGATTGACATCTATACTCACACCCTATTTTTTAAATTCTGTTCCTATCTTCTATATCTTATCATGAAACAACCTCCGCTCCTTTGAAAAAACAGGCAGCACAACGCCGAGATTCTGCTAGTCCCTTACTCCTTACATTCCCCTGTCAACGCATTCATTTACAGATGAACCAAAATATTAATAAGCCTTCCAAACGGATCTCTAACGAAAAACCGCCGTACACCCCATGGTTCCTCTGCTGGTCCATATTCAATCGGAATTCCCGCATTTTCGATGCGTTCGAGTGCATGGTCAAGATCATCCACTTCTATAGACAAATCAGGTACCGGTGTCCCCGATCCACCTTCAGAAAGGAAATTAATTTGCGTCTCCATTTTCTCATGTGATCCGTAGGTTGCAATAAAGTGAGACTTCAATCAGTGGGGGTTTTGACCCCCACTGATTGCTAGCGAAACTTATCAGGAAGTTATCGTCCGTTTATCCCCCACTTAGCTTCTTAGTTATCTCTCTAATCTTGAAGTGGGGGTATTACGGACGGTTAGCGCTGTGATAAAATCAAGATTCATTAATAGATCAAGTCCGAGCACCTCGCCATAGAAATACTTAGCCTTGGAGATATCCCTTGCTTCGACATTGGCTACGATTCGTTTGACTTTCATTCTTCTCCTCCCTCCTGTTACTAATCATTTCTACAACCATGACAAATAGTCCTTCTTTTCTTTGGATTTTAACATGCTCCTTTTACGATGAAAAGGGATTCTAGGTTTCCGGCAAAAAAATAGCATGATTTGCACTGTTCTCACCTTCAGTACAAATCATACTTTATGTTTTCATTACTGACGTTTTTTCGTCTTCTTGTTGTTCGCTCTTTCAGCTGGAGTCAGTGGTTCATTGGCAAATTCATGATCAAAATTCCTGGACATATCTTTTCGGACAGCCTGTTCATCACTCGCAGCAGTTTCTCGCCTTTTTTTGCGCTCTTTACCCATCCTTATCACCTCCACGCTGATAGTCTGGCTCAATCAACGTGATTTATGCTCGACGAATCATGCCTTCCGAGAGTATGACTATTATGACTTGACGAACCATCTATTACTACTTCGTCAAATCATAACTCTGTTCCATCAAGTTATACATATCTCCCTCTGGATCCGTACGATGCAACACTACGGAGATCCAGTTTTCTTTATTCATATGGTATCCAGGTAAAATATTATCTTCATTTCTTAAACTGGCACTGATTTCAGGAGGGCATTTCAGATTTATAATATCAATTTCCTCCGTGCCTTCCAGTCCCACTTTTTCAGGGAGAACATTCATGATCAGAGCGTACCATTTTTTACTAGAGGCATGTCTTAAGGCGGCGTAGGTTGGGAATTTTTGAAATGGATAATCAGGTGAGGTACCGTATTTTTCTTGGGCGTGTTGGAAGATCTCATTTCTTGTGATCATATGGATAGTTCCTCCTTTGTATTTTGTAAAAAAGACCTTTGAAGCCTTTTTCTTATTTTAACCTAATCACTTTCAATGATAGTAAAAGCATAATCTTTTTTCCGGAAATTTGTCCATTTATAGAAAAAAGACTGTCAGTTTCATCCTTCTTATAGAAAAGCCTGTATAATTGAAAACCAACGACTTTTGGGTGGTAAAAAAGTTTATTCAACAAAGCGGATACCATTAGTTAACGTACATTTTTTCACTTCATACATTTTCACACAAAACGGTTGACATATCGTAAAATCTCGATATAATGATAGCCATGGAACCGATTGATGTATTTAAGGCGTTATCAAATGAAACTCGACTTAACATTCTAAAATGGTTAAAGGAACCCGAGAAGCATTTCCCTAAACAAGGCGCTCATCTACCAAAAGGGGTAAGTATCAAAGGAGGAGTATGTGTAGGCGATATTCAGGAAAAAGCTAAAGCTTCTCAATCTACGGTTTCCCAATACCTTAATATGATGCAGAATGCAGGTCTACTGGAATCTGTCCGTTATGGTCAATGGACTTATTATAGACGAAACGAAGAAACCCTTTCTCAGTTAGTTGAATATTTTAAAACAGAAATCTAAATTGATTGTTGATTTCTGTTTTTTTAACACATTATTATATCGGTTATTCTAGATATTTAAATATCATAATGTAGGAGGTTGTTATTTCATGCGTTACTTGGCATATATTTTAGCGGTGTTAGCAGGAACAGCACTTAGCTTCGAAAGCGCAATATACGGTCAACTTGGGGAAACAATAGGAGAGCTAGAAACCAGTTTTTATAACTTCTTTATGGGCACTCTCATCATGGGATTGTTATGGTTATTCTTTGGTAAAGGGAGA is a genomic window of Gracilibacillus salinarum containing:
- a CDS encoding SDR family oxidoreductase, with the translated sequence MKSAIVLGATGGTGQVIVSELLDRGIEVIAFGRSQSKLNTLMAEHDHNPRLTYKLGDIFDYQTIIKAAEDAEVIFQCANVKYQEMKDKLLLLGESVMKAANTLGKKIVIVDGIYVYGHQVAKGDESHPHQPHTKKGRIRVEFEQLIFSPKWNRAKALIVRLPDYYGPTSQNSYLQPTLEGMAANKISIFIGNLKTPREYVYLPDAARMIVNIAVEDDSYGENWNIPGTALISGNEIIKIARQVTGSRKPIIPLTKSAIRFIGLFDVFMREIVEIMYLTKEGFILSGEKYEKRIGPIPTTSFKKGLEETLTRLMRED
- a CDS encoding TetR/AcrR family transcriptional regulator — translated: MARSSKENRKEEILEAGLEVFAKRGYYNTTTAHIAEKAGISQPYVFRFFKTKEELFIAALERAFERILQTFKNVDAAPEQLVEEMIAAYEELSALYPNEIALQVIGISVTENAVRSATKKGLSSIQSYTVDRFKAAGIENVEREVTTFLARGILCNISYFIDLPELIDDQKNK
- the sspO gene encoding small acid-soluble spore protein O, which produces MGKERKKRRETAASDEQAVRKDMSRNFDHEFANEPLTPAERANNKKTKKRQ
- a CDS encoding MmcQ/YjbR family DNA-binding protein; translation: MITRNEIFQHAQEKYGTSPDYPFQKFPTYAALRHASSKKWYALIMNVLPEKVGLEGTEEIDIINLKCPPEISASLRNEDNILPGYHMNKENWISVVLHRTDPEGDMYNLMEQSYDLTK
- a CDS encoding ArsR/SmtB family transcription factor; this encodes MEPIDVFKALSNETRLNILKWLKEPEKHFPKQGAHLPKGVSIKGGVCVGDIQEKAKASQSTVSQYLNMMQNAGLLESVRYGQWTYYRRNEETLSQLVEYFKTEI